TCGCCCGACTGTATTAAAAGTGTGGATGTTGTTTTATAAATGCCAGGGGCAAGTGTTAAGCCACCCTGATCGCCCGATACTGTTACGGGTGCCGGGGTGGTTGCTCCTTCAGCAAAAAGATATGCAGCGGTCAGGTCTAGTTTGGCCTGTATTAACATGGCAGGCACAGGAGGAGGATCATCGGCGGCATAAATCGCTCCATTCACTACGATGGCAGGAGGGAATCCGGTAATTGAGGAACGAAAACCAGGGCTTATCCCAACATCCATATCATGAATCTCACTGAAGCCTGCATTGTTGCTGATTCCCACACCTGCAATAATACCGAACCGGTCAACTGATCCAAGATCAACAGCTGGCGGAACTACACCTGCTTGGGTGCTAAAGTTCCATACATAGTCATTCACCAATGGAATGCCGGCCAGATTCGTAGCTTCAGTTGTAATAGTAGCCGTATATTCTGTATCTGATAAAAGATCACCGGAAGGTGTAAAGGATGCAGTTGAACCTGTGTAGTAAATTGTTCCTGTGACTGGTGCTGCCCCATTCATTAAGGTAAAGGATGTCTCAGTAATGGTCAACGGATCCATTGGCTCACTGAAGGTTGCGGTAACTATTTTATTCAGGACTACGCCCGTAGCATTGTCTTCCGGGTCGGTAGAAATCACCTTGGGAGCCACAATGGATCCGGTGGTAAAGCTCCATACATAGTCATTCGCCAGTGGTATGCCTGCTACATTCTTAGCTCCTGTGGTAATCGTTGCCGTATAGGTGGTACCTGGTAAGAGATTACCGGAAGGATTAAAGGATGCAGTTGTACCTGTGTACGAAACTATTCCTGTGACTGGCGTTGCCCCTTGTATTATGGTAAAAGTTGTTGTATTAATGGTCAACGGGTCCATTGGCATATTAAAGGTTGCGGTAACTATTTTATTTAGGACTACGCCCGTAGCATTGTCTTCCGGGTCGGTAGAAATCACCGTGGGAGCCGCAATGGGTCCGGTGGTAATGAAGGTCCATACATAGTCATTCGCCAGTGGTATGCCTGCTACATTCTTAGCTCCTGTGGTAATCGTTGCCGTATAGGTGGTACCTGGTAAGAGATTACCGGAAGGATTAAAGGATGCAGTTGTACCTGTGTACGAAACTGTTCCTGTGACTGGCGTTGCACCTTGTTTTATGGTAAAGGTTGCCGTATTAATAGTCAATGGATCCATTGGCTCACTGAAGGTTGCGGTAACTATTTTATCTAGGACTACGCCCGTAGCATTGTCTTCCGGGTCGGTAGAAATCACCGTGGGAGCCACAATGGATCCGGTGGTAAAGGTCCATAAATAGTTATTCGCCAGTGGTATGCCTGCTACATTCTTAGCTCCTGTGGTAATCATTGCCTTATAGGTGGTACCTGGTAAGAGATTACCGGAAGGATTAAAGGATGCAGTTGTACCTGTGTACGAAACGGTTCCAGCGACTGGCGTTGTACCTTGTTTTATGGTAAAGGTTGCCGTATTAATAGTCAATGGATCCATTGGCATATTAAAGGTTGCGGCAATTCTTTTATTTAGGACTACACCCGTAGCATTGTCTTCCGGGTCGGTAGAAATCACCTTGGGAGCAATAATAGATCCAGTGGTAAATGTCCATACATATTGGGATTGTAAGGCATTGCCCATTAAATCTTTAACCGATGTTGCAACCCTACCTGTATAGATAGTGTTGGGTGTAAGGGCGCTGGAAGGTGTAAAGGATGCAGTTGAATCGGCGTACGAAACGGTTCCTGCGACTGGCGTTGCCCCTTGTAAAGTAAAAGATGCCTGGGTGATAGTTGCAGGGTTCATCTTTTCATTGAAGGTTGCCGTAATTATCTGGTTGAGGGGTACACCGGTAGCAGCATTTACAGGGCTTGTTGATACCACAAGAGGGCACACTCCAACGATTTCCACGAACTTATCTTTTTTGCACCCGGCAATTAAAACAACTGATACAATTGCAAGGGTTGTTAATAATTTTTTTGTTTTCATTTTTTTTGTTTTTAAATTTCCGCTACCTGGCGGAACAGCTGTGAATAAATTTTTAAAGGGCAAAGTTGCCCACCTTAATAGTGCAGTAGGCTTTTGCTTTTTGAATTATTTACTGTTTTGAAACCAGTTTGCCTGATTGTATTGTTTTATTATTGCCGGTTATTTTGTAGAAATAAATTCCTGAAGGAAGATTACTTGTTTCAAGAGTGGTTAATTGTTTCGTGAGGGTTGTATTCATCACTTCTGCTCCCAAAACATTGTATATCCTCAATTCAACTTCCTTAATTTGCGATGCATCATTTATCATGATGGTTATGGATGTACTGAATGGATTCGGGTAAATGGTAACTGCTTCATTTGTATTTGCTGCATCAAGAGATGGAACGCTTACAGGTGCACAATTGGAAGGTATCATAGTAGCAACGGCATTAATTGCAGTAGTCGTGAAAGCGCCTGTGGTTGTAAGCGCTCTGCCATCAAGTTTAACCCCTGTATTTAGTACCCCCAAAGCGCCGTTATTACAGATTATCGTTCCGCAGAAAACAGAATAGTTGTTTATGCTCACTGCGCCTTCGATCTTCCAATACACATTTTTTGCCTGCGCTCCGTTAATCAAAAGAACTTTTGAATAAGTGCTTGTCGAAAGAGCACCGTTTATCTGGATAACAAATACAGCATTTGCATTATCTTGTGCATTGAGGTAAAGCGTATCTGTAAATATTGTAGCAGCGTTCATGAGGTAAGTATGTGGTGTAAGAACCAGGTTGTTCCCAAACTGTGCAGGATACAGCAGCTCAATATCATAAGGCAGTGTGTTCAGATAATTATAGACATCAAGCAAATCGGCTGCACATTGTGCTGTAGAAGCATCCGGAATGGGATGAATAGTACCTGTTACTAACAGCGGATCGAAGCCGGTGGTTAAACCGACATTCGTTCCAACATCACCCGTAATATACGTTATGCCGGTGTTTGTAACCGGCCCGTCAGAAGAAAATAAGGCATAACATGCTATGGAAGCAAGTGCAGGAGCCGTTGGTCCTGTAAGAATAGGACTTCCGCAACCGATGGGTGTATAGGCCAGCACTCCGTCAACAGTAACAGCCCCGGTTGTAGAAAGTGCTCTTCCTTCAAGCGTGTCGCCAGTGTTCATGTTAATTGCTGCGTTGTTCGCAATAACAGTTCCTCTCATGGTAGTTCCTGAGGCCATGCTTACCAGACCTTCCACTTTCCAGAATACATTACATGCCAATGCTCCATTAGTTAAATGTATTTTAGAAGAAGCGCTTGTGGAAAATGCTCCTTGTATCTGAAAAATAAATAGCGCATTCGCATCTCCTTGTGCATTTAAAGTAAGATCTAAGTTCAACGTTGCTGCACCGGATATGGAGTACACACCTGCATTAAGAATCTGTCCGTTTCCAAGCAAAGGTCCAGGAAAGAAAGTCGGAACGGCACTGTTCAACTGATTGTAGGCAATCAGCAAATCTGCTGCACATTGCGCGCTTGCACCATCATTGTCGTGCATCACACCGTTCACATTTCCGAAACCGGTGCTGGAACCGTTGTTCGTGCCTACATTGCCTGTAAGCTGCGAAATACCTACGTTGCTCACTGCCCCATCAGAAGTGAAGAGGACAAAATTGGCCACAGTTCCCAGAGGAGGAGCTTGTGCAAAATTTAGAACTGGTATCAAAAGCAGTATAACTGCGATTAATGCATTGAGTAGTTGTGTTTTCATTTTATTTCCTCCTTTTAATGATATGATATGTTTATTTGATAGAATTTTAATTTTCGTGCCAACAGCTATTGCCAAAGCCATGCCGCCCGGGTAATAATGACTTAACCGGCTCTTTATCAACCAGAATAAAAAATGAAAAAGAAATTTGACTTATCAGAATGGTGAAGATTCTATCATTTTGATAAAACGAAACCAGGGGATCAGGTTTCCTTTAACATGCGGTATATGGTAGCTTGCCCGATACCCAGCTTCTCAGCTACCGCTTTGATGTTATGATGATATTTATTGAGATAAAACCTGACGATCCTTTGTTCATAATCCCTCAGGGTCATCTCTTCGGAGAGCACGTCGGTCAGGAAGTCGGCATGGCTGAGCATGATATCGGGGGCAGTCAGGTTATTACCCGAAGTCATGACCATGGCCAGCTCAATTACCGATTTCAGCTCCCTGACATTTCCGGGCCAGGGGTAGCCCAACAGCCTGGCTTTTGCCTCTTCGGAGAGGGTCTTCGAAGGCCAGTGGTTTTCTTTACAGAATGCTTCCATAAAATGACGGGCCAGGATCAGCACATCTTTTTCACGCTCGCGTAAAGGCGGCAGATCGATAGGCAATCCATACAAGCGATAATATAAATCCTGCCTGAATGTCCCTTTCTTCACTTCCTCCTGCAGATTGCGGTTGCTGGCTACAATGATCCGGCAGTCGAATTTTACCGTATCGTTGCTGCCTACCCGGGTAATCTCGCGCTCCTGCAATGCCCGCAACATTTTTGGCTGGAAATTGATGTCGGTATCGGCTATTTCGTCCAGGAAGAGGGTCCCGCCATGCGCTTCTTCGAACTTACCTTTCCGGCGCGCCACGGCACCGGTGAAAGCACCCTTTTCATGACCGAAAAACTCGCTCTCGAACAGCTCGGAAGGAATCGCGCTCATGTTGACCGGTACAAATGGCATGTCCTTGCGGGCAGAATGGTAATGCACCGCCTTGGCGACCATCTCCTTGCCCGTGCCGGTCTCCCCGGTAATGGTCACGGTAATGTTGCTGGAAGCCGCTTTGTTCATCATGTCGAAGACCTGCCGCATGACCGGGCTGCTGCCCATGATCACCTTTTCGAAATCGTACTTTTTTCCCACTTCCTGCTCCAGCACCCGGATACGCTTTCTTAATCCGGCATTTTTCCTGATCTTGCCGATGGTATTGTGCAGCCTCTCACTGATCTCTTCATTTTTGACGAGGTAATCGAATGCCCCCTCCCTCAAGAGGTCCATCGCAGTCTGGATATCATCCTGCTCGGAGATCACGATCACTTCGATCCCGTCATCAAAATCCCTGATCTTCCGCAGCAGGTCGGAACCTTTCACATCGGGCAGGCGGTAGTCAAGGGTGATGACATCCGGCCGCTCATGCAAGTGGCTCAGCAAATCCTTCCCGGTGAAAAAACTCCTGACCTGGAACTCCGGGTTCATGGTCAGGTGGTGAACCAGCAACCGGTTGTACCAGTCGTTGTCCTCCACAACGTAAATGGTGAAATGTTCTTCCTGCATAGCTTACGAATTGTTCATTTTATATCGTTTCTGGCCTCAATATCTGCCCTGATCAGCTCAAACTCCCTTTGCGCCAGACTGATAAGGTCTGCCACAGGCAGAGGCTCACCGGGAGCACGCAACCGTTGTTCGGCGTCCTTCAGCAATCCATATAGCCGGTCTGCTTTCAGGTGACGGCATGGAGAGCTGATCTTATGGGCCATATCCGCCGCTTTTTCCCATTCTTTCTTTCCCAGGTGACCGCTGAGCAATGCCAGTCCCTCAGCAGTATCCTTCAGGAAAAGTTCCACCATTTCCCTGAAAAATACCATATTCCCTTCACTGGTCTTTTTCAGGGGCGATAGATCATAAATCGGGAGCGGCGACTGATGAGTCATGACAGATAAGATGGCTTTCACCAGCTGTTCTTCCTCGAATGGCTTGGGGATAAAATCGTCCATCCCACTTTTGTGGAATTCTTCCAGGTCGCCGGTGGTTATGGCTGCGCTGACCGCTATGAGGGGTAGGATCCTTCCCTTCTCATCCGACCGCTCCTTTATTTCCCGTGCAGCTATTGTCCCGCTCATCCCTGGCAAGCGGATATCCATCAGCACGAGATCAAAAGTCTGTTGATCAACCAGGGTCAGCGATTCTTCCCCGTTTCTGGCCTCTGTGACCACGCAACCATATTTCCGCAGGATAGTCATCATCAACCGAAGGTTGTACTCCTCATCATCTACGACCAGCACACGTAGGCCATTCAGCGATGCTGCCAGGGGAACCGGCTCCATAGATATGGAAACGGGGTCAGGCAAAGTATTTCGGAATGGAATGCTTACCCTGAAGGATGATCCTTTACCAGGGCTGCTTTCGACAGTAATGTTTCCTCCCAGCAGGTTAACCAGTCTTCGGGTAATAGCCAGACCCAATCCTGTCCCCTCTGAATTTCTCCTGT
This DNA window, taken from Bacteroidales bacterium, encodes the following:
- a CDS encoding Ig-like domain-containing protein — translated: MKTKKLLTTLAIVSVVLIAGCKKDKFVEIVGVCPLVVSTSPVNAATGVPLNQIITATFNEKMNPATITQASFTLQGATPVAGTVSYADSTASFTPSSALTPNTIYTGRVATSVKDLMGNALQSQYVWTFTTGSIIAPKVISTDPEDNATGVVLNKRIAATFNMPMDPLTINTATFTIKQGTTPVAGTVSYTGTTASFNPSGNLLPGTTYKAMITTGAKNVAGIPLANNYLWTFTTGSIVAPTVISTDPEDNATGVVLDKIVTATFSEPMDPLTINTATFTIKQGATPVTGTVSYTGTTASFNPSGNLLPGTTYTATITTGAKNVAGIPLANDYVWTFITTGPIAAPTVISTDPEDNATGVVLNKIVTATFNMPMDPLTINTTTFTIIQGATPVTGIVSYTGTTASFNPSGNLLPGTTYTATITTGAKNVAGIPLANDYVWSFTTGSIVAPKVISTDPEDNATGVVLNKIVTATFSEPMDPLTITETSFTLMNGAAPVTGTIYYTGSTASFTPSGDLLSDTEYTATITTEATNLAGIPLVNDYVWNFSTQAGVVPPAVDLGSVDRFGIIAGVGISNNAGFSEIHDMDVGISPGFRSSITGFPPAIVVNGAIYAADDPPPVPAMLIQAKLDLTAAYLFAEGATTPAPVTVSGDQGGLTLAPGIYKTTSTLLIQSGDLTLDAQGDVNAFWIFQIASDFTTVGGAGGNVILIGGAQAKNVFWQVGSSATIGDYTSFYGNVLALTSITMNSHATAVGRMLAINGAVVMTDTNIINKP
- a CDS encoding ice-binding family protein, which gives rise to MKTQLLNALIAVILLLIPVLNFAQAPPLGTVANFVLFTSDGAVSNVGISQLTGNVGTNNGSSTGFGNVNGVMHDNDGASAQCAADLLIAYNQLNSAVPTFFPGPLLGNGQILNAGVYSISGAATLNLDLTLNAQGDANALFIFQIQGAFSTSASSKIHLTNGALACNVFWKVEGLVSMASGTTMRGTVIANNAAINMNTGDTLEGRALSTTGAVTVDGVLAYTPIGCGSPILTGPTAPALASIACYALFSSDGPVTNTGITYITGDVGTNVGLTTGFDPLLVTGTIHPIPDASTAQCAADLLDVYNYLNTLPYDIELLYPAQFGNNLVLTPHTYLMNAATIFTDTLYLNAQDNANAVFVIQINGALSTSTYSKVLLINGAQAKNVYWKIEGAVSINNYSVFCGTIICNNGALGVLNTGVKLDGRALTTTGAFTTTAINAVATMIPSNCAPVSVPSLDAANTNEAVTIYPNPFSTSITIMINDASQIKEVELRIYNVLGAEVMNTTLTKQLTTLETSNLPSGIYFYKITGNNKTIQSGKLVSKQ
- a CDS encoding sigma-54 dependent transcriptional regulator: MQEEHFTIYVVEDNDWYNRLLVHHLTMNPEFQVRSFFTGKDLLSHLHERPDVITLDYRLPDVKGSDLLRKIRDFDDGIEVIVISEQDDIQTAMDLLREGAFDYLVKNEEISERLHNTIGKIRKNAGLRKRIRVLEQEVGKKYDFEKVIMGSSPVMRQVFDMMNKAASSNITVTITGETGTGKEMVAKAVHYHSARKDMPFVPVNMSAIPSELFESEFFGHEKGAFTGAVARRKGKFEEAHGGTLFLDEIADTDINFQPKMLRALQEREITRVGSNDTVKFDCRIIVASNRNLQEEVKKGTFRQDLYYRLYGLPIDLPPLREREKDVLILARHFMEAFCKENHWPSKTLSEEAKARLLGYPWPGNVRELKSVIELAMVMTSGNNLTAPDIMLSHADFLTDVLSEEMTLRDYEQRIVRFYLNKYHHNIKAVAEKLGIGQATIYRMLKET